The Ananas comosus cultivar F153 linkage group 2, ASM154086v1, whole genome shotgun sequence genome contains a region encoding:
- the LOC109706578 gene encoding protein trichome birefringence-like 14, with protein sequence MKGGGLLKLTRTNLFFMFIILIFTTLIIWARERTPLVTPFQPSLEHFDVLSPEYARPQLSVEDDSSVLGKLRNSLSEDAEATIGTPSVEISTPSSTEREKVNEDLKEDLTASESEKEHEDLKKDLRATDSEKEHENLEKDLPLKKDCNFAKGKWIKDKKRPLYSGFGCQRWLSEMWACRVMKRPDFSYENFRWKPENCEMPEFTGHEFLKRMRHKTIAFVGDSLGRQQFQSLMCMVTGGKTSLPVEDSGREFGLVKARGAIRPNGWAYRFPSSNTTILFYWSASLCELQPLNKSNPATYYAMHLDRPVTFLKQFLDRFDVLILNTGHHWNRGKFKTNRWEMYVNGTPNTNKRLAAIGNAKNLTIYSIAKWLDSELLRRPKLKAFFRTLSPRHFVNGDWNTGGSCDNTVPLAGGSEVVQDGSSDIVTAGAVNGTRVKILDITALSQLRDEAHISKYSAKSLKGVHDCLHWCLPGVPDAWNEILFAQL encoded by the exons ATGAAAGGCGGAGGTCTGCTGAAACTAACAAGGACGAATCTATTTTTCATGTTTATCATCCTTATCTTTACAACGCTTATTATCTGGGCACGTGAGAGAACCCCGCTCGTCACACCTTTCCAACCATCTCTGGAGCACTTTGATGTTCTTTCTCCAG AGTATGCACGACCGCAGCTGTCTGTGGAAGACGATTCATCCGTTCTAGGTAAACTTCGAAACTCATTATCCGAAGATGCAGAGGCAACGATTGGCACTCCATCAGTGGAGATCTCAACACCTAGTTCAActgaaagagaaaaagtgaaCGAGGATTTAAAAGAGGATCTTACAGCGAGTGAAAGTGAAAAGGAGCACGAAGATTTGAAAAAGGATCTTAGAGCAACTGATAGTGAAAAAGAGCACGAAAATTTAGAAAAGGATCTTCCTTTGAAGAAAG ATTGTAATTTTGCAAAAGGAAAATGGATCAAGGATAAAAAGCGGCCACTATATTCTGGTTTTGGATGCCAGCGATGGCTCTCAGAAATGTGGGCTTGTAGAGTGATGAAGCGTCCAGATTTCTCCTATGAGAATTTCCGATGGAAACCAGAAAACTGCGAGATGCCTGAGTTCACAGGGCACGAGTTCTTGAAGAG GATGAGGCACAAGACAATAGCTTTTGTAGGTGATTCCTTGGGGAGGCAGCAATTTCAGTCCCTAATGTGTATGGTCACTGGTGGTAAAACTAGCTTACCTGTTGAAGATAGCGGTAGAGAATTCGGTCTAGTTAAAGCTCGTGGTGCTATACGGCCCAACGGTTGGGCCTATCGCTTTCCAAGTAGCAATACCACCATTCTTTTCTACTGGTCTGCAAGTTTATGCGAACTGCAGCCTCTGAACAAATCAAATCCAGCTACATATTATGCTATGCATCTAGATCGTCCTGTAACGTTCTTGAAGCAGTTTCTCGATAGGTTTGATGTTCTCATCCTCAACACCGGCCATCACTGGAATAGAGGGAAATTCAAAACTAATAGGTGGGAAATGTATGTCAATGGGACACCCAACACAAATAAACGGCTTGCCGCGATAGGAAATGCCAAAAACCTTACTATATACAGCATTGCCAAATGGCTCGATTCAGAACTTCTGCGACGCCCAAAATTGAAAGCTTTTTTCCGGACATTATCGCCCAGGCATTTTGTTAATGGAGATTGGAATACTGGGGGAAGCTGCGATAACACAGTTCCCTTGGCTGGGGGCAGTGAGGTAGTGCAGGATGGTTCAAGCGATATAGTTACTGCAGGTGCCGTAAATGGAACTAGGGTTAAGATTTTGGATATTACTGCTTTGTCGCAGTTGAGAGATGAGGCACATATATCAAAATACAGTGCAAAATCGTTGAAGGGTGTGCATGATTGCTTGCACTGGTGCCTTCCTGGTGTTCCTGATGCATGGAATGAAATCCTGTTCGCACAGCTTTAG
- the LOC109706577 gene encoding alpha,alpha-trehalose-phosphate synthase [UDP-forming] 6-like, protein MVSSSYSNLLELASGESSSSSSSAAVGRIARRIPRVLTAPGIVPGLGDSDSDADADADAASVSSSQSDNSSHSARERTIIVANQLPIRAARRPASEGGGGWAFSWDEDSLLLQLKDRISEHSSDAEFVYVGCLREEIPAAEQEEVAHTLLETFRCVPAFLPGELRSRFYLGFCKQQLWPLFHYMLPLSPDLGGRFDRTLWQAYVSVNKIFADKILEVINPDDDLVWVHDYHLMVLPTFLRKRFNRVKLGFFLHSPFPSSEIYRTLPVRLELLRSLLNSDLIGFHTFDYARHFLSCCSRMLGLTYESKRGYIGLEYYGRTVSIKILPVGIHMGQLRSVLALRATELKVAELIGQFCDKGRTLLLGVDDMDIFKGISLKLLAFEQLLAQHPEWRGKVVLVQIANPARGRGKDVKEVQAESYAMVKRINEAFGRPGYEPVILIDRPLHFYERMAYYVVAECCLVTAVRDGMNLIPYEYIIAREGNRELDKVLGLSPSAQKKSMLVVSEFIGCSPSLSGAIRVNPWNIDAVADAMDSALEMAEPEKQLRHEKHYRYVSTHDVGYWANSFLQDLQRTCKDHNRRRCWGIGFGLGFRVVALDPNFRKLAYEHIVSAYRRSTTRAILLDYDGTLIPQASIDKSPSAKSIEILNSLSRDKNNMVFLVSARSRKTLSEWFSQCENIGIAAEHGYFFRLRKDAEWETCVPAADCSWKQIAEPVMKLYTETTDGSTIEDKETAVVWCYEDADPDFGSCQAKELLDHLESVLANEPVSVKSGSNCVEVKPQGVSKGLVARRLLSTMKERELLPDFVLCIGDDRSDEDMFEVITTATSGPSLAPDAEVFACTVCRKPSKAKYYLDDTTEIVRLMQGLANVSDQAPPISSNPA, encoded by the exons ATGGTATCAAGCTCCTACTCGAATCTTCTGGAATTGGCCTCCGGCGaatcctcctcgtcctcctcctctgcgGCTGTCGGCCGCATCGCCCGCCGCATCCCGCGGGTGCTGACGGCCCCCGGCATCGTCCCCGGCCTCGGCGACTCCGActccgacgccgacgccgacgccgacgccgcatCGGTGTCGTCGTCGCAGTCGGACAACTCCTCCCACTCGGCGCGCGAGCGCACCATCATCGTCGCCAACCAGCTCCCGATCCGGGCGGCGCGGCGCCCCGCATCCGAGGGCGGCGGGGGATGGGCCTTCTCGTGGGACGAGGATTCGCTGCTCCTGCAGCTGAAGGACCGGATCAGCGAGCACTCGTCGGACGCGGAGTTCGTGTACGTGGGGTGCCTCCGCGAGGAGATCCCGGCGGCGGAGCAGGAGGAGGTGGCGCATACGCTCCTGGAGACGTTCCGATGCGTGCCGGCGTTCCTCCCGGGCGAGCTCCGGTCCCGGTTCTACCTGGGGTTCTGCAAGCAGCAGCTGTGGCCGCTGTTCCACTACATGCTGCCGCTCTCCCCCGACCTCGGCGGGCGCTTCGACCGCACCCTCTGGCAGGCGTACGTGTCCGTGAACAAGATCTTCGCCGACAAGATCCTGGAGGTGATCAACCCGGACGACGACCTGGTGTGGGTCCACGACTACCACCTGATGGTCCTCCCAACCTTCCTGCGCAAGCGCTTCAACCGCGTCAAGCTCGGCTTCTTCCTCCACAGCCCCTTCCCCTCCTCCGAGATCTACCGCACCCTCCCCGTGCGCCTCGAGCTCCTCCGCTCGCTCCTCAACTCCGACCTCATCGGCTTCCACACCTTCGACTACGCCCGCCATTTCCTCTCCTGCTGCAGCCGCATGCTCGGCCTCACCTACGAGTCCAAGCGGGGCTACATCGGCCTCGAGTACTACGGCCGCACCGTCAGCATCAAGATACTCCCCGTCGGGATCCACATGGGCCAGCTCAGGTCCGTGCTCGCCCTCCGCGCCACCGAGCTCAAGGTCGCCGAGCTCATCGGGCAGTTCTGCGACAAGGGCCGGACGCTGCTGCTCGGCGTCGACGACATGGACATTTTCAAAGGCATCAGCTTGAAGCTGCTGGCGTTCGAGCAGCTGCTGGCGCAGCACCCGGAGTGGCGCGGAAAAGTCGTCCTGGTTCAGATCGCCAACCCTGCTCGGGGCCGGGGGAAGGATGTCAAAGAGGTCCAGGCCGAGAGTTACGCCATGGTGAAGCGGATCAACGAAGCTTTCGGCCGCCCCGGGTACGAGCCCGTCATCCTCATCGATAGGCCGCTGCACTTCTACGAAAGAATGGCTTACTATGTGGTCGCCGAGTGTTGTCTGGTGACCGCCGTCAGGGACGGCATGAATCTTATCCCGTACGAATAcattatcgcccgagaggggAACCGCGAGCTCGATAAGGTGTTGGGGTTGAGCCCGTCGGCTCAGAAGAAGAGCATGTTGGTGGTCTCGGAGTTCATCGGCTGCTCCCCTTCCCTGAGCGGGGCTATCAGGGTTAACCCGTGGAATATTGACGCGGTGGCCGATGCCATGGACTCCGCCTTGGAAATGGCCGAGCCCGAGAAGCAGCTTCGGCACGAGAAGCACTATAGGTACGTCAGCACGCACGACGTCGGGTACTGGGCAAACAGCTTTTTGCAGGATCTGCAAAGGACCTGCAAGGATCACAACAGGAGGAGGTGTTGGGGGATAGGTTTTGGGCTCGGTTTTAGGGTTGTAGCCCTTGATCCCAACTTCAGGAAGCTCGCTTACGAGCACATTGTTTCGGCTTATCGGAGGAGCACGACCCGAGCCATTCTTTTGGATTATGACGGGACCCTGATTCCGCAGGCATCTATTGATAAAAGCCCTAGCGCAAAGTCTATCGAGATCTTGAACAGTTTGTCCCGAGATAAGAACAATATGGTGTTTCTCGTAAGCGCGAGAAGTCGAAAAACCTTAAGCGAGTGGTTCTCGCAGTGCGAGAATATTGGAATAGCGGCAGAGCATGGCTACTTCTTCAG GCTCAGGAAAGATGCAGAGTGGGAAACGTGCGTGCCGGCAGCAGACTGCAGCTGGAAGCAAATTGCAGAGCCTGTTATGAAGCTATATACTGAAACAACTGATGGGTCGACCATCGAGGACAAGGAGACAGCGGTTGTCTGGTGTTACGAGGACGCCGATCCTGATTTTGGCTCTTGTCAAGCAAAAGAGCTTCTCGACCATCTAGAGAGCGTCCTCGCCAATGAGCCCGTTTCAGTGAAAAGCGGGTCTAATTGTGTGGAGGTCAAGCCGCAG GGGGTTAGCAAGGGTCTTGTAGCTCGACGGCTGCTCTCTACTATGAAGGAGCGAGAGTTGTTGCCGGACTTTGTTCTTTGCATCGGTGACGACCGTTCTGATGAAGACATGTTTGAGGTGATCACCACGGCAACATCCGGCCCTTCTTTAGCACCAGATGCTGAAGTGTTTGCTTGCACCGTCTGTCGAAAGCCCAGTAAAGCGAAATATTATCTGGATGATACTACAGAAATTGTTAGGTTGATGCAAGGACTAGCTAATGTTTCAGATCAAGCCCCCCCTATTAGTTCAAATCCTGCCTAA